ACGAGGGCAAGCCGTTCCAGTCGATCACCCAGGGGGCGGCCGACCTCGACGCCATTCCTCTGCCGGCGGACGACAAGTCCCCGGAGGAGGACGCGCCGCGCGACGCCGCCATCGCCACCGTGGTGGCCTTCGTCAAGGAGACGCTCGGCGACAAGGTCGGAGACGTGCGCAAGTCGACGCGGCTCGCCGAGAGCCCGGCCTGCCTGGTCGCCCCGGACTTCGGCCCCGACCGGGCCTTCGAGAAGATCCTGGCGCGCAGCCAGGCGGCGGGCGGCGGCTTCTCGAAGCCCGTGCTGGAGATCAACCCCAACCATGCGCTGGTCGCCGCCATGGCGCGGCACCTGGCGGACGCCGACAAGTCGCTGATGCGGGACGCGGCCGTGCTGCTGCACGGGCAGGCGCGCATCCTGGACGGGGACACGCCCGACGACCCGGCGGATTTCGGGCGTCGGCTCGTGCGCGTCATGGAGCGGCTCCTCGCCTGAACGGGCGGCTTCGCCGCCCGCGAGGCCTCGCCGTGTCTAGTCGCGGTCGAGGGCCTCGAGGCGCGCCGCGAGGCTGCCGAGGTTCGGGCCGAGGGCGGTCAGGCGCTCGGCCACGCGCTGCTGCAGGGTCAGCGTCACGTCCGGGTACTCCTCCAGGACCCGCCGGAACATGCGGCGGGTGATCAGGAGCGTGACGGCGCGACCGGCCGCGACCGCAGTCGCGGGACGGCGCGTCTCCACCAGAAGGGCGAGTTCGCCGAGCAGGGTGCCGGGGCCGGCGGTCA
This sequence is a window from Prosthecomicrobium sp. N25. Protein-coding genes within it:
- a CDS encoding cyclic nucleotide-binding domain-containing protein; amino-acid sequence: MTLERDIQVLQEVPFLAGVPAEPLRLIAFSAERRELAAGEILFREGEAADGAALVMGGRIDLRHDREDGPATVLTAGPGTLLGELALLVETRRPATAVAAGRAVTLLITRRMFRRVLEEYPDVTLTLQQRVAERLTALGPNLGSLAARLEALDRD